From Epinephelus lanceolatus isolate andai-2023 chromosome 12, ASM4190304v1, whole genome shotgun sequence, the proteins below share one genomic window:
- the LOC117272232 gene encoding integrin alpha-6-like, translated as MEGMVTRGLWMVVFLLGCGRLSAFNLDPDNVVRKNGDPGSLFGFSLAMHRQLDPIDKRMLLVGAPMAKRLSRQISERPGGLYDCDITSPSPTCNRVDFDNSENPKIESKHNQWMGVTVSSQGPGGKVLTCAHRYQRRANVNTAIESRDIIGRCTVLSQSLTIDPYSGEEGDSWHFCDQRPRGHEMFGSCQQGISATFDKNYHYLIFGAPGAYNWKGIVRLEQKNESFLEQGIFDDGPFEVGDETEKNPDLVPAPPNSYLGFSLDSGNSLTKKGQLTVVAGAPRANHSGAVVLLKTAGETSRRLVDEYTLEGEGLSSSFGYDLTVLDLNADGWQDIVVGAPQYFEKEGEIGGAVYVFLNKAGKWNTVKPTKLYGPKDSMFGLAVQNLGDINQDGFDDFAVGAPYDKDGAGAVYIYHGAKTATGLKSEKAAQILQGKGLGVEQFGYSLAGNMDLDRNTYPDLAVGSLSDAVFVFRARPVINIQKEIKFTPNEIDLSNKNCGDNFCLTVEACLTYTARPKSYAPKLTVEYSLEADADYGQRGVSTRATFSDSSGPTSRGTVTISSKGKKQCITRELMIKTDIRDKLHGIPIDVSVNIQDAKRKRRQSSSELQPVLDANESPKFRSEVNFLKEGCGSDKVCQSNLQVKYRYGYRTTDEDTFTPLELEGDVPVISLSNQKDIALEIKVSNLNADDAHEASLTASFPQSVTYAAYRVPANEGPVNCKANNNGSMANCDLGNPFRANSETTFYIIVSISGISGDTNELEIDLQLETTSVQKIPPVKAKAKVAVMLQLSISGNAQPSQVYFGGEVKGESAMKTENDIGSPITHQFRIINLGKKMKGSDTATLNIDWPKVSDQGHWLLYLMKISATGVEQMECTPKSEINPLDKQPTNTRTRRAAGKLLERDEGTLSRLLASKNSITLSCGSGAKCVRITCPLRGMDSNAVITINSRLWNSTFLEYYPKLHHVEVIMGASLHVDSTAQNIVLQNAETQVKLTVFPERRAASYGGGVPWWIIVLSILFGLMLLALLAFLLWKCGLFDKKNKEHPSEKERLTNA; from the exons ATGGAGGGCATGGTCACCCGTGGACTGTGGATGGTCGTCTTTCTCTTGGGATGTGGGCGACTGTCTGCGTTCAACCTGGACCCCGACAATGTCGTGCGGAAGAACGGAGATCCAGGCAGTTTATTCGGCTTCTCTCTCGCCATGCACCGGCAGCTTGATCCGATTGATAAGAGAAT gcTGCTGGTTGGTGCCCCGATGGCGAAACGCTTGAGCCGTCAAATATCTGAAAGGCCAGGAGGACTGTACGACTGTGACATCACCTCACCCTCTCCTACTTGCAACAGAGTTGATTTTGATAACAGTG AGAATCCAAAAATAGAAAGCAAACATAACCAGTGGATGGGAGTGACAGTCAGCAGTCAGGGGCCAGGAGGAAAGGTTTTG ACCTGTGCCCATCGCTACCAGCGTCGGGCCAATGTGAATACAGCTATTGAGTCCCGTGATATTATTGGCCGCTGCACCGTGCTGAGTCAGTCCTTGACCATAGATCCCTACTCGGGTGAAGAGGGAGATAGCTGGCATTTCTGCGACCAGAGGCCCAGAGGTCACGAGATGTTTGGCTCCTGCCAGCAGGGCATCTCGGCCACATTTGACAAGAACTACCACTACCTCATCTTTGGGGCTCCTGGAGCATACAACTGGAAAG gtATTGTACGCTTGGAACAAAAGAATGAATCCTTCCTGGAGCAGGGCATCTTTGACGACGGTCCTTTTGAGGTGGGAGATGAGACTGAAAAGAATCCTGATTTGGTCCCGGCTCCTCCCAACAGCTACCTTG GTTTCTCTCTGGACTCAGGGAATAGTCTGACCAAGAAGGGCCAGCTGACAGTGGTGGCGGGAGCTCCCAGAGCGAACCATAGCGGAGCAGTGGTTCTGCTGAAGACAGCCGGCGAAACAAGTCGCAGATTGGTAGATGAGTACACCCTGGAGGGGGAAGGGCTGTCCTCGTCTTTTGGCTACGATCTGACTGTGCTGGATCTCAATGCGGATGG ttGGCAGGACATTGTGGTGGGAGCACCTCAGTACTTTGAGAAGGAGGGGGAAATCGGAGGAGCCGTCTACGTGTTTCTCAACAAAGCTGGAAAGTGGAACACAGTCAAGCCCACCAAGCTATATGGGCCCAAGGATTCTATGTTCGGCCTGGCTGTGCAAAACCTGGGAGACATCAATCAGGATGGTTTCGATG ATTTTGCAGTGGGAGCTCCTTATGACAAAGATGGTGCAGGGGCTGTTTACATCTACCACGGTGCAAAAACAGCCACAGGTCTCAAGTCTGAAAAAGCTGCACAG ATTCTGCAAGGCAAAGGTTTAGGAGTGGAGCAGTTTGGCTACTCTTTGGCAGGCAACATGGACCTGGATAGGAACACCTACCCTGACCTGGCTGTTGGATCCCTCTCTGATGCTGTCTTTGTCTTCAG AGCCCGTCCAGTTATTAACATTCAGAAGGAAATCAAGTTCACACCGAATGAAATTGACCTCAGCAACAAGAACTGTGGCGACAACTTCTG CTTGACAGTTGAGGCATGCTTAACCTACACTGCCCGCCCCAAGAGCTACGCTCCCAAACTGA CGGTGGAGTACTCCCTCGAGGCGGATGCTGATTACGGGCAGAGAGGTGTTAGTACCAGGGCGACCTTCTCCGATTCTTCTGGTCCTACCTCCAGAGGGACCGTCACTATAAGCAGCAAAGGAAAGAAACAGTGCATTACTCGTGAGCTCATGATAAAG ACAGATATTCGAGACAAGCTGCACGGGATCCCCATCGATGTGTCTGTGAACATCCAGGATGCCAAGCGTAAACGCAGACAGAGCTCATCTGAACTGCAACCTGTCCTGGATGCCAATGAGTCACCGAAATTTCGCTCAGAG GTGAATTTCCTGAAGGAAGGTTGCGGCAGCGACAAAGTTTGCCAGAGCAATCTGCAGGTGAAATATCGCTATGGCTACAGGACAACTGATGAAGACACGTTCACTCCATTAGAGCT GGAGGGTGACGTGCCAGTGATCTCGCTCAGCAACCAGAAAGACATCGCCTTGGAGATCAAAGTGTCCAATCTAAATGCAGATGATGCACATGAAGCCTCTTTGACCGCCTCCTTCCCACAGTCTGTTACCTACGCCGCTTACCGCGTTCCAGCTAAT GAGGGGCCTGTAAACTGTAAAGCCAATAACAACGGTTCTATGGCTAACTGTGACCTTGGAAACCCGTTCAGAGCTAACTCAGAG ACGACCTTCTATATTATTGTGAGTATATCAGGCATCTCTGGCGACACCAATGAGTTGGAGATTGATCTTCAGCTAGAAAC GACGAGCGTTCAGAAAATACCTCCTGTTAAAGCAAAGGCAAAGGTGGCCGTCATGTTGCAGCTGTCTATATCAGG AAACGCCCAGCCGTCTCAGGTCTACTTTGGAGGAGAGGTCAAAGGTGAGTCGGCCATGAAGACTGAAAATGACATCGGCAGTCCCATCACACACCAGTTCAGA ATAATCaatctgggaaaaaaaatgaaaggctCTGACACCGCCACCCTCAACATCGACTGGCCAAAAGTGAGTGATCAGGGGCATTGGCTGCTCTACCTGATGAAGATCAGCGCCACTGGAGTGGAACAGATGGAGTGCACTCCTAAATCAGAGATCAACCCTCTGGACAAG CAACCAACTAACACAAGGacaagaagagcagcaggaaaaCTCCTGGAAAGAGACGAGGGCACACTTTCACGTCTACTTGCCTCGAAGAATTCTATAACTCTG TCCTGTGGCAGTGGGGCAAAATGTGTGAGGATAACATGCCCCCTGCGGGGCATGGACAGTAATGCAGTCATCACTATCAACTCTCGCCTCTGGAACAGCACCTTCTTAGAG TATTATCCAAAGCTGCATCATGTGGAGGTGATAATGGGGGCCTCTCTGCATGTTGATAGCACAGCACAGAACATAGTGCTGCAAAATGCTGAGACACAG GTGAAACTGACGGTGTTCCCAGAGAGGCGTGCAGCCTCGTATGGAGGAGGAGTGCCCTGGTGGATCATCGTGCTGTCTATCCTGTTTGGGCTGATGCTGTTGGCCCTGTTGGCTTTCCTTCTGTGGAAG TGTGGACTCTTTGACAAAAAGAATAAGGAACACCCAtcagaaaaagagagactgaCAAATGCATAA